From Medicago truncatula cultivar Jemalong A17 chromosome 7, MtrunA17r5.0-ANR, whole genome shotgun sequence, a single genomic window includes:
- the LOC11440318 gene encoding glucose-6-phosphate 1-dehydrogenase 2, chloroplastic, whose amino-acid sequence MATLYSTHCRSFPSSSSFPSSSLSSNQSAVTFSNRFLAATVSLKSQHNLLQQVSVHTQQHDGTVGANVTPVENNHSGKRLRPELLSVLSSMESKVEDGAEKDENECTVSITVVGASGDLAKKKIFPALFALYYEGCLPKHFTICGYARSKMTDAELRNMVSKTLTCRIDKRENCSEKMDQFLKRCFYHSGQYDSPENFAALDKKLNEHEGGRTSNRLFYLSIPPNIFVDAVKCASLSASSGNGGWTRVIVEKPFGRDSESSAALTRSLKQYLTEDQIFRIDHYLGKELVENLSVLRFSNLIFEPLWSRQYIRNVQLIFSEDFGTEGRGGYFDNYGIIRDIMQNHLLQILALFAMETPVSLDAEDIRNEKVKVLRSMRPIKLEDVVLGQYKNHTRGGVAYPAYIDDKTVPKGSLTPTFAAAALFIDNARWDGVPFLMKAGKALHTKRAEIRVQFRHVPGNLYNRNFGADLDHATNELVIRVQPDEAIYLKINNKIPGLGMKLDRSNLNLHYAARYSKEIPDAYERLLLDAIEGERRLFIRSDELDAAWSLFTPVLNEIEEKKITPEYYPYGSRGPVCAHYLAARYNVRWGDLGLDVEQ is encoded by the exons ATGGCGACCCTTTATTCAACTCATTGTCGTTCATTCCCATCTTCTTCTTCgtttccatcttcttctttgTCGTCTAACCAATCTGCTGTTACTTTCTCTAACCGTTTTCTTGCTGCTACTGTCTCTCTCAAATCTCAACACAATTTGTTACAACAGGTTTCAGTTCATACTCAACAACATGATG GTACTGTTGGAGCCAATGTAACCCCTGTTGAAAACAACCATAGTGGCAAGCGGTTGAGACCTGAATTATTGTCGGTTTTATCCTCCATGGAATCTAAAGTTGAAGACGGTGCTGAAAAGGATGAAAATGAGTGCACTGTTAGTATAACTGTTGTTGGAGCCTCTGGAGACCTTGCCAAGAAGAAGATATTTCCAGCACTTTTTGCACTTTACTATGAGGGTTGTCTGCCTAAG CACTTCACCATTTGTGGTTATGCTCGAAGTAAGATGACTGATGCAGAACTGAGAAATATGGTCAGCAAGACTCTTACCTGTAGAATTGATAAGAG AGAGAACTGCAGTGAAAAGATGGACCAATTTCTTAAAAGATGTTTCTATCATTCTGGCCAATATGATTCTCCGGAAAATTTTGCAGCACTGGACAAGAAGCTGAATGAACATGAG GGTGGGAGAACTTCTAATCGCCTGTTTTATCTTTCGATTCCTCCTAATATATTCGTAGATGCTGTAAAATGCGCAAGCTTGTCAGCATCTTCTGGGAATGGTGGTTGGACTAGAGTCATTGTTGAAAAGCCTTTTGGTCGTGATTCAGAATCCTCAGCTGCTTTAACAAGATCACTGAAGCAGTATCTGACTGAGGATCAAATTTTCAG GATTGATCACTATCTTGGGAAAGAGCTTGTGGAAAATCTTTCTGTTCTCCGATTCTCAAATCTCATTTTTGAACCTTTGTGGTCGAGGCAATACATAAGAAATGTACAGTTGATATTCTCAGAAGATTTTGGTACCGAAGGACGTGGCGG GTACTTTGACAATTATGGTATAATTAGAGATATTATGCAGAATCATCTACTTCAAATACTAGCCCTCTTTGCAATGGAAACCCCTGTTAGTTTGGATGCAGAGGACATTAGAAATGAAAAG GTCAAGGTTCTTCGTTCTATGAGACCGATTAAACTCGAGGATGTAGTTTTAGGCCAGTATAAGAACCACACAAGAGGAGGTGTTGCATATCCAGCCTACATTGATGACAAAACTGTACCAAAGGGAAGCTTAACCCCGACATTTGCCGCAGCTGCCCTCTTCATAGATAATGCAAGATGGGATGGGGTGCCTTTTTTGATGAAGGCTGGGAAAGCATTACACACCAAGAG AGCCGAGATACGGGTACAGTTCAGGCACGTGCCAGGCAATCTGTACAATCGGAATTTTGGGGCCGATCTTGATCATGCTACAAATGAACTTGTTATAAGAGTTCAGCCAGATGAAGctatttatttgaaaatcaacaacaaaataccAGGGTTAGGAATGAAGTTGGACCGCAGTAATTTAAATCTTCATTATGCAGCAAg ATACTCGAAGGAGATACCAGATGCTTATGAGAGGTTGCTTCTTGATGCAATTGAAGGAGAAAGAAGACTCTTTATTCGCAGTGATGAACTCGATGCTGCTTGGTCACTCTTTACACCCGTGTTGAAtgaaatagaagagaaaaaaataaccCCAGAGTACTATCCTTATGGTAGTCGTGGTCCAGTTTGTGCTCACTATCTCGCGGCCAGATACAATGTACGATGGGGAGACCTTGGATTAGATGTAGAGCAATAG
- the LOC11440317 gene encoding uncharacterized protein, giving the protein MGKLLCDSTTVAAEPFQGSPASALPWIDSKSPTTQMDTIGTTVDLVVPVNLSADAFTGGGGWEDVVGLEDIQRRHLQRLHAKGVLWKPPATEDSSPSDLRSVVFRLSHGGEVESDGNCLFTASRKAMEMEDVDAKELRRRTVKRFLEDYGSVSFEEGEAIDDAIRHMYSPDLMFGWGIHVVQEVKLLAKKEDRFSLDSAIDELVHLGMQREMAAESIYKERCIPVNDGQTWAKYMLISGSPDDEYDIITLQYTEEGLLSVDENREGRAAAFGDDIAIECLSTEFKREIYVVQAHGSDAMVDEENCVFFLPHRPRSEIAELPFFLFMKGTGWCGAGADHYEPLIAHPSAVVSQEKVAVVL; this is encoded by the exons ATGGGAAAACTTCTATGTGATTCAACCACCGTCGCCGCCGAACCGTTTCAAGGCTCACCGGCGTCGGCGCTTCCTTGGATCGATTCCAAATCGCCGACGACACAAATGGACACCATCGGAACCACCGTAGATCTCGTCGTTCCGGTCAATCTCTCCGCCGACGCTTTCACCGGCGGCGGAGGCTGGGAAGATGTTGTTGGTTTGGAAGACATTCAAAGACGTCATCTTCAACGTCTTCATGCAAAGGGAGTTCTATGGAAGCCACCGGCGACGGAGGATTCATCTCCGTCAGATCTGAGATCTGTTGTTTTCCGGCTTTCTCACGGCGGCGAGGTGGAATCTGACGGAAACTGTTTATTCACGGCGTCGAGGAAGGCGATGGAAATGGAAGATGTGGATGCGAAGGAGCTGAGACGGAGAACGGTGAAGAGATTTTTGGAGGATTATGGATCTGTGAGTTTTGAAGAAGGTGAAGCGATTGATGATGCGATTCGGCATATGTATTCGCCGGATCTGATGTTTGGTTGGGGTATTCATGTTGTTCAAGAGGTGAAGTTGTTGGCGAAGAAGGAGGATCGGTTTTCTCTTGATTCTGCCATTGACGAACTCGTTCACCTCGGCATGCAAAG AGAAATGGCTGCGGAGTCTATTTACAAAGAAAGATGTATTCCTGTGAATGATGGTCAAACTTGGGCCAAATACATGTTGATCTCAGGTTCACctgatgatgaatatgatatcaTCACTTTGCAATATACTGAGGAGGGTTTGTTATCTGTAGATGAGAATAGAGAGGGTCGTGCTGCAGCTTTCGGAGATGATATTGCAATCGAGTGTCTTTCTACAGAGTTCAAGCGTGAGATATATGTG GTGCAAGCGCATGGTTCAGATGCAATGGTTGATGAAGAAAATTGTGTGTTTTTCCTTCCACATCGTCCAAGGAGCGAAATTGCAGAACTTCCCTTCTTCCTTTTCATGAAAGGAACAG GTTGGTGTGGTGCTGGAGCTGACCACTATGAGCCCTTAATTGCTCATCCTTCTGCTGTTGTTTCCCAAGAAAAGGTTGCTGTGGTACTGTGA
- the LOC11443834 gene encoding 60S acidic ribosomal protein P0 yields MAGKVAKAAYDAKMGKLLREYTQVLVVSSDNVGSNQLQGIRRALHEDSVVVMGKNSLMKRSIIQAAEKTGNSHAFLNLVPLLVGNVALIFTKGDLRDVSERIAKLKVVNPILMCPKYMSYDSYKTCSYMQSGQLPLGLTCCNQQSSQASEPFLVSSKFSPPQHCYMMRSRQFLLTSIWSPFLLLAGNL; encoded by the coding sequence ATGGCTGGGAAGGTGGCAAAGGCAGCTTACGACGCGAAGATGGGGAAGCTTCTTCGAGAGTACACACAAGTTTTGGTGGTTTCATCAGACAATGTTGGATCGAACCAGCTTCAGGGTATAAGGAGAGCACTGCACGAAGATTCAGTAGTTGTGATGGGGAAGAACTCATTGATGAAACGCTCTATTATCCAAGCAGCGGAGAAAACTGGAAACAGTCATGCTTTCCTTAATCTCGTTCCACTCCTTGTTGGGAACGTTGCTTTGATTTTTACCAAAGGTGACTTGAGGGATGTCAGTGAACGGATTGCTAAGCTCAAGGTTGTTAATCCTATTCTCATGTGCCCCAAGTACATGTCATATGACTCGTACAAAACTTGTTCCTACATGCAATCCGGACAGTTGCCATTGGGCCTTACATGTTGTAACCAACAATCTTCACAAGCTTCCGAGCCTTTTCTTGTAAGCTCAAAATTCTCGCCGCCCCAGCACTGTTACATGATGAGATCGAGACAGTTCTTGTTGACAAGCATATGGTCTCCTTTTCTCCTTTTGGCTGGTAATTTGTGA